The genomic window GTTTTCTGTAACACTGTCGGGTTAGTCTGGAAGGGTGGAGTGGTTCGATCCGGTCCAGAGGGACCTCAAACGTGTCATTCACCTGCTGCACCGTCCTGATGTGGACCAGCAGGTGCAAAAAATCTATCAATTGCTGTACCGGACAGCGGTCAGGATTGGCCGCAAGACCCGCAGCAGCACCGGTGAGCCCCTCAACCTCAAGCGGAAAGAGGACGATTTCTTGCCGGTGCGTTTTCAGCTGTACAAAGCCCACTGCCTGAAAGCTGTCACAGAAGCACTGGATCAGTGGAAGCGTGGCCCCAAAACCAAAGAAGACCACAACCAGATTTTCCTGTGCATGCAGGTGGCTCTGGCCTGTTTTTGACCTGTGCTTGAAATACAGTGAACCATCCAGCAGCCCGAGGGTTTATTCCTCGGGTTTGTCTTTCTGGGCAGACCACCACACCAGCCAGATCAGGAGGGGCTGAAAGGGCAGTCTGGCCCAGGCGATCCATTTGGGCACCGGGTATTTGTCGGCATTGAGGGCCATGTGGATGTTGGCCGGGTAAACCGCAATGAGCAGCAAAATCAGCCACGGCACCGACCATTTGCGGTATTTTTTGCCCAGCAGGGCAGCGCCTCCTGCCACTTCGGCAACACCACTGACCGCCACGGCAGCTTCAGGGTAAGGCACCCATTTGGGCATGATCGACAAAAAAGGTTTGGGCAGCAGGAAATGCATGATGCCCGTAAAAATGAAAAAACCAGAGAGGGTGTTTCGAACGGTTTTTCTGGAAGGTTTGCGTTTCAAAATCTTTTCGATGGCAGACATGGTTCTGATTTTAAAGGTTGAAGGGCGGGCAAAACAGGAAGCTGCACAGCAAAAGCTCTGGCAGAACCAGAGCTTTTGCTTGTGGTGTTGGATTTTTGAACTTTGGATTTTGAAGGTTGGATTTTGAACGGGGATTCAGTCGTTGGCTGCCTGAAGCTGGATGCTGCCGGGTTCCATGCCGTACACCTCGAAGCGGTCCAGCACCTGTTGCGCCCAGTTGCTGTGGGTGGCCGGTTCGCACATGGCGTCTCCAAACTTGAAGACTGCGGGTGCGTCCGTGGCCAGAATGGCCCGGGCCATCTCCAGATCGGTGCTGGTCACCCGGTACAGGCTCTCAATGATCGGCACCTGTGAGGGGTGAATGGCGGTTTTGCCAAACAGTCCGTACTGCAAGTCCATGCGGGTTTCCTGAATCAGTGTGTCGGCATCGTCGGTGAAATCATAAACCGGAGCGCTCAGGTTGAAGCCGTAGGGCTTGAAGTGCAACACCAACTGGTTGATCAAAGAGCCCAGAGGGGTCTGGTAGGCACTGACCCCTCTGCTGCGTCGCATGTTGAGCAGACCCAGCAGGTCATTTCCGCCAATTCTTAAAGACAACACCCGGTGTTGCTGGGCCAAGAGCATCGAACGCAACTCTTCCAGAGCGCTGCGGTCAAACACCGTGCGGGTCTCCAGGGTCGGCATGATGCTGAACGCGGTGCCTTTGAGGGTGCCCATCCAGAGCGGCAGGTTTTGCGGTTCCACTTTGGGCAGCACAAAACCCTGCACCTTCTCGATGCCTTCGAAGTCCAGCAGGGTTTGCAGCACCACGATGTTTCTGGGCCGGATGAACACCTTCAGGTCGGTGTCTTGCAGGTCTTTCAGGACCCTCTGGATGTTCTGAAGGGCCTCTGGAAGGTGCTGCAGCAACACAGCATCTTCGGTGCACAGAATCACCGAACGCAAAGAAGGGTATTTTTCCCGGTTGGCCACAGCCAAGAGCTGGCTGTGGGTTCCGGGCACGTACAGGGATGCTCCCAGTTCAAGTGCGTGCATCAGGGTGGTTTCCCGTCCTCTCAAGCACCAAACTCTGCCGGGTCGATGGCCACAGCGTTGCAAATTTCTTTCAGAACGCGTCGTTCATGCTCATCGAAATTGCCGTCTGCGTTGGCGATCACCACGGCGACTTGCACCGCTGCGCGGGCGGCGTCCGGTTTGCTTTTCAGTTTGGACACCGCTTGAATCGCTTCAATTTTGCCGAAATCAAAGTCCTGTTCGAGTTTTCCGCAATAAAAATCAAATTTCTGCTTGAGGGTGGCCACATCAAAAGATTGCAGCATCGAGTTGCTCATGATGAACTGGGCGGTCTTGCTGCGCTCAGAGGGATCGATTTTGCCATCTGCAGCGGCGATCAATGCACAGGCTGCCATGCTGCCCTCAGCGAACTCGCGGTTCATGAACTGTTTGCCTGCTTTTTGCAGGTCTCCGGCGAGGGATTGGGCTGCACCTTTCAGTCGATTGAAAAAACTCATGTTGTACCCCTTTCTATATGTCTTCATTTTTCAGCAGTGGTCGAATCAGGGCCACGGACTGATACGGTAAGTCTACCTTTTCCAGCACCTTCACATTCCGTTTCTGGGCCAGATCCAGCAGGTGTTGCACATCCTTGTGGTTGATGTCCTGAACCACCAGAAGCTCGGGCACCCTCCTGAGCATCACCCGGGTGCTTTCTCCCACACCGGGTTTGATGTAATTGAGGGGCCTTTCTCCGTACTGGTGCTGCAATTCTTGCAGGCACTTCAGGGATGCTGACCTCAACATCTCTTTGTTACGCGAGGGGGAGGAGAGAAGTTCCGGCAAGATGGGAGGCTCAGGGTGGTGCTCCTCGATCAGGCCCAGATAGGTGAGGGTTTCGTCCTGGGCGGTCAGGTGGGGCAAATGCATGGCCCCATCGAATTCACCTGAAGCGTGATCTGCGGCCTGACGCACC from Deinococcus misasensis DSM 22328 includes these protein-coding regions:
- a CDS encoding DoxX family protein, producing MSAIEKILKRKPSRKTVRNTLSGFFIFTGIMHFLLPKPFLSIMPKWVPYPEAAVAVSGVAEVAGGAALLGKKYRKWSVPWLILLLIAVYPANIHMALNADKYPVPKWIAWARLPFQPLLIWLVWWSAQKDKPEE
- a CDS encoding HpcH/HpaI aldolase/citrate lyase family protein encodes the protein MHALELGASLYVPGTHSQLLAVANREKYPSLRSVILCTEDAVLLQHLPEALQNIQRVLKDLQDTDLKVFIRPRNIVVLQTLLDFEGIEKVQGFVLPKVEPQNLPLWMGTLKGTAFSIMPTLETRTVFDRSALEELRSMLLAQQHRVLSLRIGGNDLLGLLNMRRSRGVSAYQTPLGSLINQLVLHFKPYGFNLSAPVYDFTDDADTLIQETRMDLQYGLFGKTAIHPSQVPIIESLYRVTSTDLEMARAILATDAPAVFKFGDAMCEPATHSNWAQQVLDRFEVYGMEPGSIQLQAAND
- a CDS encoding tellurite resistance TerB family protein, with amino-acid sequence MSFFNRLKGAAQSLAGDLQKAGKQFMNREFAEGSMAACALIAAADGKIDPSERSKTAQFIMSNSMLQSFDVATLKQKFDFYCGKLEQDFDFGKIEAIQAVSKLKSKPDAARAAVQVAVVIANADGNFDEHERRVLKEICNAVAIDPAEFGA